The following proteins are co-located in the Dehalococcoides mccartyi 195 genome:
- a CDS encoding HVO_2922 family protein, whose translation MASKFELFTDKKGEFRWRLIASNGQTIADSGEGYTTRANALNGIESVKKNAPAAPIVDISQS comes from the coding sequence ATGGCATCTAAATTTGAGCTTTTCACAGACAAAAAAGGGGAATTCCGCTGGAGGTTAATAGCCAGCAACGGGCAGACGATTGCGGATTCCGGTGAAGGTTACACTACCCGTGCCAATGCCCTTAACGGGATTGAATCCGTCAAGAAGAATGCACCTGCCGCCCCGATTGTAGACATCAGCCAGTCATAA
- a CDS encoding alpha/beta fold hydrolase, whose amino-acid sequence MTAENEFAPQIARLPGVDLSYREAGSGPALVFMHAGITDSRSWHNQLCEFAKDYHVIAPDMRGYGQSVITGDIFNYYRDVLELLHLLRIDKAVLAGNSVGGTYALDLALLHPDMVSALVLVDPCMRGYRNTDEKFLDLDRQLEELISLGQKTKAIELYLQIWLVGNGRTDADIDKGVYRLCKKMLEENYQAIVGGKREQRLKRPEAEDYLSLKIPTLVLVGEHDVPDMHTIGDRFVKSIPRASFQEIKQAGHLPALEKPAAFNSLLREFLGQNGL is encoded by the coding sequence ATGACAGCTGAAAATGAATTTGCACCTCAGATAGCCCGTTTGCCGGGGGTAGATTTATCCTACCGGGAAGCAGGCAGCGGCCCGGCGCTGGTTTTTATGCACGCCGGCATTACTGACAGCCGTTCCTGGCATAACCAGCTCTGCGAATTTGCCAAAGACTATCATGTAATTGCGCCGGATATGCGCGGTTACGGTCAGAGTGTCATTACCGGTGATATTTTTAACTACTACCGTGACGTGCTGGAGTTGCTTCATCTTTTGCGGATAGATAAAGCGGTGCTTGCGGGTAACTCGGTAGGGGGTACGTATGCGCTGGATTTGGCTCTGCTCCACCCGGATATGGTTTCCGCCCTGGTGCTGGTAGACCCGTGTATGCGCGGTTACCGCAATACAGATGAAAAATTTTTAGACCTTGACCGCCAGCTGGAAGAGCTGATTTCGCTTGGACAGAAAACCAAAGCCATAGAGCTTTATCTGCAAATTTGGCTGGTCGGTAACGGCCGGACAGACGCAGATATAGACAAGGGTGTCTACCGGTTGTGCAAGAAAATGCTGGAAGAGAACTATCAGGCAATAGTTGGCGGTAAACGGGAACAAAGATTAAAACGCCCTGAGGCCGAAGACTATCTGAGCCTTAAAATACCTACGCTGGTACTGGTAGGTGAACATGATGTCCCTGATATGCATACCATCGGGGACAGATTTGTTAAGTCCATTCCGCGGGCGTCTTTCCAGGAAATAAAACAGGCCGGGCATTTGCCAGCTTTGGAAAAACCGGCGGCGTTTAACAGTTTGCTGCGGGAGTTTTTAGGGCAAAACGGTCTTTGA
- a CDS encoding replication-associated recombination protein A: MPERIMDLFDAGAEKLKKSQSPLAARMRPEGLSEFVGQDHLIGEGRALRLAIEGDKIPSLIFWGPPGSGKTTLANIIARRLDAHFSALSAVSAGVADLRRVVEEARERLKFERRRTILFIDEIHRFNKSQQDAILPYVEDGTVVLIGATTENPSFEVNSALLSRAQVYVLNPLSEKEISLILKRSLEDPSGLGNYHARLLEEAEKHISSFAQGDARIALNILELAVMTTPPDKDGWRVVGLPQVEDAAQKKSLRYDKSGEQHYDLISALHKTMRGSDPDAAVYWLGRMLEAGEDPLYIARRVIRFATEDVGLADPQGLVVAMAAQQAVHFLGMPEGKLALAEAVIYLAASPKSNSVYTAYSSVQKEIARNPQADVPLHLRNAPTGLMKDLGYGKDYKYAHNYQNHFVKQQNLPEAIKNSRFYFPGKLGYELNIVNRLRAWWGNAKADTTTGEKQDDS, encoded by the coding sequence ATGCCGGAAAGAATTATGGATCTTTTTGATGCCGGGGCTGAAAAACTGAAAAAAAGCCAGTCTCCGCTGGCTGCCAGAATGCGCCCGGAGGGGCTGTCTGAATTTGTGGGGCAGGATCACCTCATAGGTGAAGGCCGCGCCCTCAGACTGGCCATAGAGGGTGACAAAATACCCTCGCTCATTTTCTGGGGGCCGCCGGGTTCAGGCAAAACTACTCTGGCGAATATAATTGCCCGCCGTCTGGATGCCCATTTTTCGGCCCTGAGTGCCGTTTCAGCCGGGGTGGCGGACTTGCGGCGGGTAGTAGAGGAAGCCCGTGAACGCCTGAAATTTGAACGCAGGCGGACTATCCTTTTTATAGATGAAATCCACCGTTTCAACAAATCCCAGCAGGATGCCATTTTGCCCTATGTAGAGGATGGCACAGTGGTGCTTATCGGTGCCACTACTGAAAACCCCTCGTTTGAGGTGAATTCCGCCCTGCTTTCCCGCGCTCAGGTATATGTCTTAAATCCCCTTTCGGAGAAAGAAATATCGCTTATTCTCAAGCGTTCTTTGGAAGACCCAAGCGGTTTGGGGAATTACCATGCCAGACTGCTTGAGGAGGCCGAAAAGCATATCAGCAGTTTTGCTCAGGGTGATGCCCGTATTGCTTTAAATATACTGGAACTGGCGGTTATGACCACCCCGCCGGACAAAGACGGCTGGAGGGTAGTAGGCTTGCCTCAGGTTGAAGATGCCGCCCAGAAGAAAAGCCTGCGGTATGATAAAAGCGGTGAACAGCACTACGATTTGATTTCAGCCCTGCACAAAACTATGAGGGGCTCTGACCCGGATGCGGCTGTTTACTGGCTGGGCAGGATGCTGGAAGCGGGAGAAGACCCTTTATATATTGCCCGCCGGGTAATCCGTTTTGCCACCGAAGACGTGGGTCTGGCTGACCCGCAGGGGCTGGTGGTAGCTATGGCCGCCCAGCAGGCAGTCCATTTCTTGGGTATGCCCGAAGGCAAATTGGCACTGGCCGAAGCGGTTATTTATCTGGCTGCCTCACCCAAAAGCAATTCCGTATATACGGCTTATTCCAGTGTCCAGAAGGAAATAGCCCGAAACCCTCAGGCAGATGTGCCGCTCCACCTTCGCAATGCCCCAACCGGCCTTATGAAAGACCTGGGTTACGGCAAAGATTATAAATATGCCCATAACTATCAAAACCACTTTGTAAAGCAGCAAAATCTGCCCGAAGCTATCAAGAACAGCCGTTTTTATTTTCCGGGTAAACTGGGTTATGAACTTAATATCGTAAACAGGCTGCGTGCCTGGTGGGGAAATGCTAAAGCTGATACAACTACAGGAGAAAAACAGGATGACAGCTGA
- the amrB gene encoding AmmeMemoRadiSam system protein B: MLRPASAAGRYYPASKEKIRSVIAPMEVKGVAKERYLGAVMPHAGYPYSGGVAMAVASRLDLPETVIILGPSHTGIGAEYAIMASGIWQTPMGEVEIDSTLAHSIMKYCRHIKADPSAHQYEHSIEVQLPILQYFKPDIKIVPLTVSFGKAETLAEIGHGIASALRETGREAIIIASSDMTHYESQADAHQKDSLALDAIIKLDAAQMLERIQQNHITMCGFAPVAAMLTAVKEMGAKRARVVAYQTSGDVTHHLDQVVGYAGLVVEQTEESPQVALARAAVETFVREKKVITPSAEISAELTGEAGVFVSLKKLGELRGCIGTFEPRFDNIADEIVSNAVSSSSKDPRFEPVSEWELPFLSYSVDVLTPPQAVEDMGSLDAKKYGVIVESGHLRGLLLPDLEGVDTPSEQIAICRQKAGIAPDAPVRLYRFEVQRYY, from the coding sequence ATGTTAAGACCAGCGTCTGCAGCCGGACGTTATTATCCGGCCAGCAAAGAGAAAATCCGTTCGGTTATTGCCCCCATGGAAGTGAAAGGGGTGGCCAAGGAACGGTATTTGGGGGCGGTAATGCCCCATGCCGGTTATCCGTATTCGGGAGGGGTAGCCATGGCGGTAGCCTCCCGTTTGGACTTGCCTGAGACAGTTATCATACTTGGCCCCAGCCATACGGGCATAGGGGCGGAATATGCCATAATGGCTTCTGGCATCTGGCAGACGCCTATGGGAGAGGTGGAAATAGACTCAACTCTGGCACACTCTATTATGAAATACTGCCGCCATATAAAGGCAGACCCGTCTGCCCACCAGTATGAACATTCTATAGAAGTACAGCTGCCGATACTCCAGTACTTCAAGCCTGATATAAAAATAGTTCCTCTGACTGTCTCTTTCGGCAAGGCAGAAACACTGGCTGAAATAGGGCATGGCATTGCCAGTGCCCTCAGGGAAACCGGGCGGGAGGCGATAATAATTGCCTCCTCAGATATGACCCATTATGAATCCCAGGCAGATGCCCACCAAAAAGACAGCCTGGCGCTGGATGCTATTATAAAGCTGGATGCCGCCCAGATGCTGGAAAGAATACAGCAAAACCACATAACTATGTGCGGTTTTGCCCCGGTGGCGGCCATGCTTACCGCCGTAAAGGAAATGGGGGCTAAGCGGGCCAGAGTGGTGGCTTACCAGACCAGCGGTGATGTCACCCATCATCTGGACCAGGTAGTGGGGTATGCCGGGCTGGTTGTTGAACAAACTGAAGAATCCCCCCAGGTGGCACTGGCCAGAGCGGCGGTGGAGACTTTTGTCAGAGAGAAAAAGGTTATTACCCCATCAGCCGAAATATCCGCTGAGCTTACCGGAGAAGCCGGTGTCTTTGTTTCACTTAAGAAACTGGGAGAACTCCGGGGCTGCATAGGCACTTTTGAACCCCGTTTTGATAATATTGCAGACGAGATTGTCTCTAATGCCGTAAGTTCCTCAAGCAAAGACCCCCGCTTTGAACCTGTGTCAGAGTGGGAGCTGCCGTTTTTAAGTTACAGTGTTGATGTGCTGACCCCGCCCCAGGCGGTAGAGGATATGGGCAGTCTGGATGCTAAAAAGTACGGGGTGATAGTGGAAAGCGGCCACCTAAGGGGGCTGCTGCTGCCTGATTTGGAGGGGGTTGATACCCCGTCAGAACAGATAGCCATTTGCCGCCAGAAGGCTGGCATAGCCCCGGACGCCCCGGTCAGGCTTTACCGTTTTGAGGTGCAAAGGTATTATTAG